In uncultured Methanobrevibacter sp., the following proteins share a genomic window:
- a CDS encoding DEAD/DEAH box helicase family protein → MSFKDLNIDYSYDSESNDLLNDFYVPVLSESSEYYRAVGYFDSKSLSYAARGVKNFILNNGKMRIVCGTQLSEEDVESIISAEKTPEEVLTHNFLENLDSLEDNIKKNHVEILGWMIANDLLEIKVALKIDEDGNPTPGKEGLHLKVGILKDKEGNYITINGSNNETAFGWGKNYEIFDVFKGWVSSDFARLNKHINLFQNIWEGNVSSYKIMEVPEAIEELSKRAPSDITKLKFPEDYYKKSQNKITLFEYQIEAINKWFENNKKGIFSMATGTGKTFTALGCLERVLDNEKNLIAIISAPQMHLVQQWKNSVDTYGLTNRFNDIVVVDSSNPKGKTQFKDSVYKVDMGLMDTVLILTTHDSLSSENFYNFFEDDFDVPIMLIGDEMHGLGSYKRKDGLSPQYNYRLGLSATPIRHFDEEGTEFLFNYFEKEVYIFSLEKALSEINPRTDLTYLTPYNYYPHFIDMTDKELKNFRKKTKQILWESRKDNPNEERLENLIIERANIIKNAANKFDALRKILRDMDDKRNLLVYCNENQIIEVVNILGNEFDLDVKTFTSKDDAKPSKKYGGISEREFILKNFEKGNYNALVAMHCLDEGVDVPSATRAILMCNSTNPREFIQRVGRVIRRHDDKVESDIYDMIIKPSNKNSDLFKIEQDIYEKELIRADEIGRLALNNSYYYTKTKNIW, encoded by the coding sequence TTGAGCTTTAAAGATTTAAATATTGATTATTCTTATGATTCTGAAAGCAATGATTTACTAAATGATTTTTATGTACCAGTTTTATCAGAATCTTCTGAATATTATCGAGCTGTAGGATATTTTGATTCAAAAAGTTTAAGTTATGCAGCTAGAGGAGTTAAAAATTTTATTTTGAATAATGGTAAAATGAGAATAGTTTGTGGAACTCAACTTTCAGAAGAAGATGTTGAATCTATTATTTCTGCAGAGAAAACACCTGAAGAGGTTTTAACACATAATTTCCTCGAAAATCTTGATAGCTTAGAAGATAATATTAAGAAAAATCATGTTGAGATATTAGGTTGGATGATTGCAAATGACTTGTTGGAAATCAAAGTCGCTTTAAAAATTGATGAAGATGGAAATCCAACCCCTGGTAAGGAAGGTCTTCATTTAAAAGTTGGTATCTTAAAAGATAAAGAGGGGAACTACATAACTATTAACGGATCGAATAATGAAACAGCTTTCGGTTGGGGGAAAAATTATGAGATTTTTGATGTTTTTAAAGGATGGGTTTCTTCTGACTTCGCTCGTTTAAATAAACATATTAATCTATTTCAAAATATTTGGGAAGGAAATGTTAGTTCTTATAAAATAATGGAAGTTCCTGAAGCTATTGAAGAATTATCTAAAAGAGCACCTTCTGATATAACAAAATTAAAATTTCCTGAGGATTATTATAAAAAAAGTCAAAATAAAATAACTTTATTTGAATATCAAATTGAAGCTATAAATAAATGGTTTGAAAATAATAAAAAAGGAATTTTTTCCATGGCTACAGGTACAGGTAAAACTTTTACAGCTTTAGGTTGTTTAGAAAGAGTTTTAGATAATGAAAAAAATTTAATAGCCATTATTTCTGCCCCTCAAATGCATTTAGTTCAACAATGGAAGAATTCTGTTGATACTTATGGTTTGACTAATCGTTTTAACGATATTGTTGTTGTTGATAGTAGTAATCCAAAAGGGAAAACTCAATTTAAAGATTCTGTATATAAAGTTGATATGGGCTTAATGGATACTGTTTTAATTCTTACAACTCATGATTCTCTATCCTCTGAAAATTTTTATAATTTTTTTGAAGATGATTTTGATGTTCCAATTATGTTAATAGGGGATGAAATGCATGGGTTAGGTTCCTATAAAAGAAAAGATGGTTTGAGTCCACAATATAATTATAGATTAGGATTGAGTGCAACACCTATTCGTCATTTTGATGAAGAGGGGACAGAATTTTTATTTAACTATTTTGAAAAAGAAGTTTACATTTTTTCATTAGAAAAAGCTTTATCAGAAATTAATCCAAGAACTGATTTAACATATTTAACTCCTTATAACTATTATCCTCATTTTATTGACATGACTGATAAAGAATTAAAAAATTTTAGAAAAAAAACTAAGCAGATTTTATGGGAATCTAGAAAAGATAATCCTAATGAAGAAAGATTGGAAAATTTAATTATCGAAAGAGCAAACATTATTAAAAACGCTGCAAATAAATTTGATGCATTGAGGAAAATTCTTCGAGATATGGATGATAAAAGAAATTTGCTAGTTTATTGTAATGAAAATCAGATAATTGAAGTTGTCAATATCCTTGGAAATGAATTTGATTTAGATGTGAAAACATTTACTAGTAAAGATGATGCAAAACCATCAAAAAAATATGGTGGGATTTCTGAAAGAGAATTTATTCTTAAAAATTTTGAAAAAGGTAATTATAATGCACTTGTGGCTATGCATTGTTTGGATGAAGGAGTTGATGTTCCCTCTGCAACAAGGGCTATTTTAATGTGTAATAGTACTAATCCTAGGGAATTTATTCAAAGAGTAGGTAGAGTTATTAGAAGGCATGATGATAAGGTTGAGTCAGATATTTATGACATGATTATCAAACCCTCTAATAAAAATTCAGATTTATTTAAGATAGAACAAGATATTTATGAAAAAGAATTAATCAGGGCTGATGAAATAGGAAGGCTTGCTTTAAATAATTCTTACTATTATACTAAAACAAAAAATATTTGGTGA
- the dcm gene encoding DNA (cytosine-5-)-methyltransferase, producing the protein MDKTVVELFAGVGGFRCGFNHVSLKNGKVQEEDNWDFVWANQWEPSTKSQAAFDCYVERFGESENHVNEDIATVDKKTIPNHTLLVGGFPCQDYSVARSLSGGKGIEGKKGVLWWQIAEVLEEKQPPFVLLENVDRLLRSPATQRGRDFGVMLRTLLDNGYSVEWRVINAAEYGFPQKRRRVFIFAYHESTNYYKKMDKVDYEDLIYKEGIFAKNFPIKFNSNTNLDGKEFSIDEFGKTSIKKKDFDDLVAISDDFDFHFFNSGLMHKGNIYTFKTSPVECDNVTTLGDIIEKGEVDEKYYLLDEKLEKWKYLKGSKKVPRKRPNGETYYFSEGNIAFPDKLDVPARTMLTSESTTNRSSHVVKDVQSGNLRTLTPVEAERIQMFPDDWTNIESKAMTERRRYFMMGNALVVGVVKILGDYILEIVEEEN; encoded by the coding sequence ATGGATAAAACAGTAGTAGAATTATTTGCAGGTGTTGGTGGATTCCGTTGTGGATTCAATCATGTAAGCCTAAAGAATGGAAAAGTCCAAGAAGAGGATAATTGGGACTTTGTTTGGGCTAATCAATGGGAACCTTCCACTAAATCACAAGCTGCATTTGATTGTTATGTTGAAAGATTCGGAGAATCTGAAAATCATGTAAATGAAGACATAGCTACTGTTGATAAGAAAACAATTCCTAATCACACTCTTCTTGTTGGAGGATTCCCTTGCCAGGATTATTCAGTTGCTAGATCTCTTTCTGGGGGTAAGGGTATTGAAGGTAAAAAAGGAGTGCTTTGGTGGCAAATAGCGGAAGTTTTAGAGGAAAAACAACCTCCATTTGTTCTTCTTGAAAATGTGGATAGGTTATTACGTTCACCAGCTACTCAAAGAGGTCGCGATTTCGGTGTAATGCTTAGAACTCTTCTTGATAATGGCTATTCTGTTGAATGGAGAGTAATCAATGCAGCAGAATATGGATTCCCACAAAAGAGAAGAAGAGTATTTATTTTTGCTTATCATGAGTCTACCAACTATTATAAAAAGATGGATAAGGTAGATTATGAGGATTTGATTTACAAGGAAGGAATCTTTGCAAAGAATTTCCCAATTAAATTCAACTCAAATACAAATTTAGATGGAAAAGAGTTTTCCATTGATGAATTTGGAAAAACTTCAATCAAAAAGAAAGATTTTGATGATCTTGTAGCTATTAGTGATGATTTTGATTTCCATTTCTTTAATTCAGGACTTATGCATAAAGGAAATATTTACACCTTTAAGACATCTCCAGTAGAATGTGATAATGTAACCACTTTAGGAGACATTATTGAAAAAGGAGAAGTTGATGAGAAATATTATCTTTTAGATGAAAAATTGGAAAAATGGAAGTATTTAAAAGGATCCAAGAAAGTTCCTAGAAAAAGACCTAATGGTGAAACTTACTATTTTTCAGAGGGCAATATAGCATTTCCTGATAAATTAGATGTTCCAGCAAGAACTATGCTTACTAGTGAAAGCACTACAAATAGAAGTTCTCATGTAGTTAAAGATGTTCAATCAGGCAATTTAAGAACTTTAACTCCAGTAGAAGCAGAAAGAATTCAAATGTTCCCAGATGATTGGACTAATATTGAATCTAAAGCAATGACTGAACGTAGACGATACTTTATGATGGGTAATGCTTTAGTCGTAGGGGTAGTAAAAATTCTTGGAGATTATATATTAGAAATTGTTGAAGAAGAGAACTAA
- a CDS encoding Sau3AI family type II restriction endonuclease yields MKFNTIEELLHYTEAIKGRTFKEIDSEHLLENTTNLKGNKGVLGQVVETGFYKYPINTDPRADFDKIGVELKVTGYKKNKKGEKSAKERVSLSRIDFNKIVNEEYEYSKLIYKNKKILFIWYFYEKGKDIGDFLITDYQLYDMGQDEETIKNDFYIIKQKVKDGRAHELSESDTSYLGACTKARTSKDRTTQPNSTIPAKPRAYSLKNSYMSGILNSIGTTISFDTNEFKTVEEYVLAKLRPYIGKSQLEILEEITGRTYKEKIPKNLNKMISDKIIGKDDELAEKHDLFKKTSFIIKNSPITPNGKYRERMSFRNLTLSEFEDTWEDSYWKLFFDETTILNILWKEPKTGSKNGERILEGVNRISFNDDDLDSIETSYNMVKETIEKEDVSLLPYPNSFENQILEIGPKGQKSDDAYNNFFKKDTTKTCFFLNKEVLFEKNTEDRHSVI; encoded by the coding sequence ATGAAATTCAACACAATTGAGGAATTGCTTCACTACACAGAAGCGATTAAAGGTAGAACATTTAAGGAAATAGATTCAGAACACCTACTTGAAAACACCACAAATCTAAAAGGAAATAAAGGTGTCTTAGGCCAAGTTGTAGAAACCGGTTTCTATAAATATCCTATAAACACTGACCCTAGAGCTGATTTTGATAAAATAGGAGTTGAATTGAAAGTAACAGGTTATAAAAAGAACAAAAAAGGTGAAAAATCAGCGAAAGAAAGAGTTTCCCTAAGTAGAATTGACTTCAATAAAATAGTCAATGAAGAATATGAATACAGCAAATTAATCTATAAAAATAAAAAAATCCTATTCATTTGGTATTTCTATGAAAAAGGAAAGGATATTGGAGATTTCCTAATTACCGATTACCAATTATATGATATGGGCCAAGATGAAGAAACAATTAAAAATGACTTTTACATCATAAAACAAAAGGTAAAAGATGGCCGTGCTCATGAATTGTCTGAAAGTGATACATCATACCTTGGGGCTTGCACTAAAGCTAGAACATCTAAAGACAGAACAACTCAACCTAACTCTACTATACCTGCAAAGCCAAGAGCATATTCACTTAAAAATTCATACATGAGCGGTATCCTAAACAGTATAGGAACAACCATCAGCTTTGATACAAATGAATTTAAAACTGTTGAAGAGTATGTTTTAGCTAAATTACGGCCGTATATTGGAAAAAGCCAACTTGAGATTTTAGAGGAAATAACTGGACGAACATACAAAGAAAAAATACCAAAGAATCTCAATAAAATGATAAGTGATAAAATCATTGGAAAAGACGATGAACTTGCAGAAAAACACGATCTATTCAAGAAAACAAGTTTTATTATAAAAAATTCACCAATAACTCCAAATGGAAAATATAGGGAAAGAATGTCTTTTAGAAACCTAACTTTAAGTGAATTTGAAGACACTTGGGAAGATTCCTATTGGAAACTATTCTTCGATGAAACAACTATATTGAATATTCTATGGAAAGAGCCAAAAACAGGATCTAAAAATGGAGAAAGGATATTAGAAGGAGTTAATAGGATTAGTTTCAATGATGATGATTTGGATTCAATTGAAACAAGTTATAATATGGTAAAGGAAACCATTGAAAAAGAGGATGTGAGCTTATTACCTTATCCTAATTCATTTGAAAATCAAATATTGGAAATAGGGCCTAAAGGCCAAAAAAGTGATGATGCTTATAATAATTTCTTTAAAAAGGATACAACTAAAACTTGCTTCTTTTTGAATAAAGAAGTTTTGTTTGAGAAGAATACTGAAGATAGACATTCTGTTATTTAA